In the genome of Myxococcus guangdongensis, one region contains:
- a CDS encoding AgmX/PglI C-terminal domain-containing protein: protein MNFTCDNCQKRYSIADEKVRGKTVKVRCKNCQNVITVEGPAEEESTRVVSLADVERLRAQERSLADPSVSVPAPAASAPPVAKAPPAALQTPWDDEPTRAAPLRATGSPWFVMVKNKQEGPLDEGALRELIATGTISGRSFFWQQGMADWKRGADVPELAGLFVPPPAPEPPPPPPAPPPVAEPPVRATAKAAPARREPEPQHPVFSEPEPQFPQEPEPQAFQQPEPEEPQSARQWVPEEDPDTTYFGEPDPRNQPQPAGRRGAAPAATAAPLNELFSDLDLPEKGGEQDDAGGNPYDDSQGEEGGEETQAPAKRDPRENTRQVAKKAGVTRRNSPMKYVAVVLLVLLLPLVVAYVLSEALGVMPLRVTTVDAQGQAVEQSVFTGAGVGALRDKLLGNTPPPPVAPVPKAPPQGAPVPTEPKAAEPKAEPTPGAEGAAAPTQEQVKAVYNDAEKKDVAPEVREGAEVAAADSEDVGGPSDEEVERVVEQAQTSFRDCVEQELKRNPAYKGGKATLTATVGTSGAVKEAKFDRKELNGNANAVGSCIRERARRMSFSSFSGEDIELEIPLVLSGR from the coding sequence TTGAACTTCACCTGCGACAATTGCCAGAAGCGGTACTCCATTGCGGACGAAAAAGTCCGCGGCAAGACGGTCAAGGTCCGTTGCAAGAACTGCCAGAACGTCATCACCGTCGAAGGACCCGCCGAAGAAGAGAGCACCCGCGTGGTGTCGCTCGCGGACGTGGAGCGGCTCAGAGCGCAAGAGCGCTCCTTGGCCGACCCATCCGTCAGCGTCCCCGCGCCGGCGGCCTCCGCGCCGCCCGTGGCCAAGGCGCCGCCCGCGGCGCTCCAGACGCCCTGGGACGATGAGCCCACGAGGGCCGCGCCGCTGCGCGCCACGGGCTCGCCCTGGTTCGTGATGGTGAAGAACAAGCAGGAGGGCCCGTTGGACGAGGGCGCCCTGCGTGAGCTCATCGCCACGGGCACCATCAGCGGCCGGAGCTTCTTCTGGCAGCAGGGCATGGCGGACTGGAAGCGCGGCGCGGACGTGCCGGAGCTCGCCGGCCTGTTCGTTCCCCCTCCCGCACCGGAGCCGCCCCCGCCGCCCCCTGCGCCGCCCCCCGTGGCGGAGCCGCCCGTGCGCGCCACGGCGAAGGCCGCGCCGGCTCGTCGTGAGCCGGAGCCCCAGCATCCGGTGTTCTCCGAGCCGGAGCCGCAGTTCCCGCAGGAGCCGGAGCCGCAGGCCTTCCAGCAGCCCGAGCCCGAGGAGCCGCAGTCGGCGCGTCAGTGGGTGCCGGAGGAGGACCCGGACACGACGTACTTCGGTGAGCCGGACCCTCGAAACCAGCCGCAGCCCGCGGGTCGTCGGGGCGCCGCGCCGGCCGCGACCGCCGCGCCGCTCAACGAGCTGTTCTCCGACCTGGACCTCCCCGAGAAGGGTGGGGAGCAGGACGATGCGGGCGGCAATCCGTACGACGACTCGCAGGGCGAGGAAGGGGGCGAGGAGACCCAGGCGCCCGCGAAGCGTGATCCTCGCGAGAACACGCGACAGGTGGCCAAGAAGGCGGGCGTGACGCGGCGCAACTCGCCGATGAAGTACGTCGCCGTCGTCCTGCTGGTGCTCCTGCTGCCGCTGGTCGTCGCCTACGTGTTGTCGGAGGCGCTCGGGGTGATGCCGCTGCGGGTCACCACGGTGGACGCGCAGGGACAGGCGGTGGAGCAGTCCGTCTTCACCGGCGCGGGCGTGGGTGCGCTGCGCGACAAGTTGTTGGGCAATACGCCTCCGCCGCCGGTCGCTCCGGTTCCAAAGGCGCCGCCTCAGGGCGCGCCGGTCCCCACCGAGCCCAAGGCGGCGGAGCCGAAGGCCGAGCCCACGCCGGGCGCGGAAGGGGCGGCGGCTCCGACGCAGGAGCAGGTGAAGGCGGTCTACAACGACGCGGAGAAGAAGGACGTGGCGCCGGAGGTTCGCGAGGGCGCGGAGGTCGCGGCGGCGGACTCGGAGGATGTCGGGGGGCCTTCGGACGAAGAGGTGGAGCGCGTGGTGGAGCAGGCGCAGACCTCGTTCCGCGACTGCGTGGAGCAGGAGCTCAAGCGCAACCCGGCCTACAAGGGCGGCAAGGCGACGCTCACGGCCACGGTGGGTACGTCCGGCGCGGTGAAGGAGGCGAAGTTCGACCGCAAGGAGCTCAACGGCAACGCGAACGCGGTGGGTTCGTGCATCCGTGAGCGTGCCCGGCGCATGAGCTTCTCCAGCTTCTCCGGCGAGGACATCGAGCTGGAGATTCCGCTGGTCCTCTCCGGTCGGTAG
- a CDS encoding TIGR02300 family protein, translating into MPAKDLGSKFICFKCQTKFYDMKKPDPLCPKCGADQRESPALKPQPEGRRGRLAAAPKVIEPEPEEPAAASEEEEEDLDSFDDDESATAESEDDDA; encoded by the coding sequence ATGCCGGCGAAGGACCTCGGTTCAAAGTTCATCTGCTTCAAGTGTCAGACGAAGTTCTACGACATGAAGAAGCCTGACCCGCTGTGCCCGAAGTGTGGCGCGGACCAACGGGAAAGCCCTGCACTCAAGCCTCAGCCCGAGGGACGCCGTGGCCGTCTGGCCGCAGCCCCCAAGGTCATCGAGCCCGAGCCCGAGGAGCCAGCCGCCGCGAGCGAGGAGGAGGAGGAAGACCTCGACTCGTTCGACGACGACGAGAGCGCGACCGCCGAGTCTGAGGACGACGACGCCTGA
- a CDS encoding cupredoxin domain-containing protein codes for MLRATFLRSLPLFALAFACRESSAPPSPPAAPQAQAPVSARPAADVKWGVIEGRVRLTGTPPPPTSSPTIGTVVSVCGEQTEDRSLVVGSEGALAYTVVALKSASALPAPAQPPAEPVLDQKKCLYDPPVLAARAGSQLSLRNSDPLVHNVRASSSTKRSFFNVAMPLEGMTTRKPLPEEPGVVPIRCDIHPWMRAVVRTFDHLYFATTSQDGRFRLEVPEGSHTLVFWHERLPQAEKTVNVRAGESVQVEQDWAVTDLQQ; via the coding sequence GTGCTCCGCGCCACCTTTCTTCGCTCGCTGCCCCTGTTCGCGCTCGCCTTCGCCTGCCGCGAGTCGTCCGCGCCCCCGTCTCCACCCGCGGCCCCTCAGGCGCAGGCCCCCGTCTCCGCCCGTCCCGCCGCCGACGTGAAGTGGGGCGTCATCGAGGGACGCGTCCGGCTCACCGGTACCCCGCCGCCCCCCACCTCGTCTCCCACCATTGGCACCGTGGTGTCGGTGTGTGGCGAGCAGACGGAGGACCGCTCCCTCGTCGTGGGGAGCGAGGGGGCGCTGGCCTACACGGTGGTGGCCCTGAAGTCGGCGAGCGCGTTGCCCGCACCGGCCCAGCCGCCCGCGGAGCCCGTGCTGGACCAGAAGAAGTGCCTCTATGATCCACCGGTCCTCGCCGCCCGCGCCGGCTCGCAACTGTCGCTGCGCAACTCGGACCCGCTGGTCCACAACGTGCGCGCCTCCTCCAGCACCAAGCGCTCCTTCTTCAACGTGGCCATGCCCTTGGAGGGGATGACCACGCGCAAGCCGCTGCCCGAGGAGCCGGGCGTCGTCCCCATCCGCTGCGACATCCACCCGTGGATGCGGGCCGTGGTGAGGACGTTCGACCATCTGTATTTCGCCACCACCTCCCAGGACGGGCGCTTCCGGCTGGAAGTCCCCGAGGGCTCCCACACCCTCGTCTTCTGGCACGAGCGGCTGCCCCAGGCAGAGAAGACGGTGAATGTCCGCGCCGGCGAGAGCGTCCAGGTGGAGCAGGACTGGGCCGTCACGGACCTCCAGCAGTAG
- a CDS encoding zinc ribbon domain-containing protein, with protein sequence MREKLKALAELQNVDLEVASLRKAADIHPRQIAELERELGVARSAIEAERARVADMERQKTQVEQNITDEKDKVKKWEARLAEQRSTREYSALAREIDIAKKANLTMAEEQVELTKQLGQAREALKGKEAEFATKQQGLSARMGELRGKLGESEAQVKALEGRRAGVSEGVDATLLRRYEVVRKKKLPALVGVVAGTCQGCNMNVPPQLYNNLRTSLGTDICPSCNRIIYAVEALQETPAAAK encoded by the coding sequence TTGCGGGAGAAATTGAAGGCGCTGGCGGAGCTTCAGAATGTGGACCTGGAGGTCGCATCGCTCCGGAAGGCCGCGGACATCCACCCCCGTCAGATTGCCGAGTTGGAGCGGGAGCTGGGTGTGGCTCGCAGCGCCATCGAGGCCGAGCGCGCACGGGTCGCCGACATGGAGCGGCAGAAGACCCAGGTCGAGCAGAACATCACGGACGAGAAGGACAAGGTGAAGAAGTGGGAGGCGCGCCTGGCAGAACAGCGCTCCACCCGCGAGTACTCCGCCCTGGCCCGTGAAATCGACATCGCCAAGAAGGCCAATCTGACGATGGCCGAGGAGCAGGTGGAGCTGACGAAGCAGCTCGGCCAGGCTCGCGAGGCGCTCAAGGGCAAGGAGGCGGAGTTCGCCACGAAGCAGCAGGGCCTGTCCGCGAGGATGGGTGAGCTGCGCGGCAAGCTGGGCGAGTCCGAGGCGCAGGTGAAGGCGCTCGAGGGCCGTCGCGCGGGTGTCTCGGAGGGCGTGGACGCCACGCTGCTGCGGCGCTACGAGGTGGTGCGCAAGAAGAAGCTGCCCGCGCTGGTCGGCGTGGTGGCTGGCACCTGCCAGGGCTGCAACATGAACGTGCCCCCGCAGCTGTACAACAACCTGCGCACCTCGCTCGGCACGGACATCTGCCCGTCCTGCAACCGCATCATCTACGCGGTGGAAGCGCTCCAGGAAACGCCCGCGGCGGCGAAGTAG
- a CDS encoding ribonuclease HI family protein, with product MPAPSLVDILRHIAREEPLSSTVRAFRGLTREHLGQLIDEAATRLDPSPPLGDVVARAPAAEAVAPTPPSEPLPHVRVYSDGAARGNPGPAGAGAVVTDAEGQVVARLGRFLGTQTNNHAEYMGLLLGLKHAKVLGAREVDVFADSELLIRQLGGQYQVKSATLRPLFDEAKKLLSGFARVKLHHIPRAKNAEADVMSNRAIDERM from the coding sequence ATGCCCGCGCCGTCGTTGGTCGACATCCTCCGCCACATCGCGCGCGAGGAGCCGCTCTCGTCGACGGTGCGAGCCTTCCGCGGCCTCACGCGGGAGCACCTGGGTCAGCTCATCGACGAGGCCGCCACCCGCCTGGACCCGTCCCCGCCGCTCGGGGACGTGGTGGCGCGGGCGCCCGCCGCCGAGGCCGTGGCCCCTACCCCGCCCTCCGAGCCATTGCCCCACGTGCGCGTCTATTCAGACGGCGCCGCCAGGGGCAACCCCGGGCCCGCCGGCGCGGGCGCGGTGGTGACGGACGCCGAGGGACAGGTGGTCGCCCGGCTGGGCCGCTTCCTCGGAACGCAGACGAACAACCACGCCGAGTACATGGGCCTGTTGTTGGGCCTGAAGCACGCGAAGGTGCTGGGCGCGCGCGAGGTGGACGTCTTCGCGGACAGCGAGCTGCTCATCCGGCAGCTGGGCGGTCAGTACCAGGTGAAGAGCGCCACGCTGCGGCCGCTGTTCGACGAGGCGAAGAAGCTCCTGTCGGGCTTCGCCCGCGTGAAGCTGCACCACATCCCGCGCGCGAAGAACGCGGAAGCGGACGTCATGAGCAACCGGGCCATCGACGAGCGGATGTAG
- a CDS encoding WapI family immunity protein: MVLELRSSHGHSLRLDIVGYQYPAGTVDSLNWLLIRFTVQVPGQAPWTKVDPSLETGELLSLARWFEAMGSVDMRGPRPAYFFLEPNLSFSLVPEKEGKRRLRVHFDAESRPPWAHPRGQGAFSNAWVEFPLEEVDPKAMAQWAREEHARFPPREPPWS, from the coding sequence ATGGTGCTCGAGCTGCGGAGCTCCCACGGCCACTCGCTTCGACTGGACATCGTCGGGTACCAGTACCCGGCTGGAACCGTCGACAGCCTGAACTGGCTGCTCATCCGCTTCACGGTCCAGGTGCCAGGACAGGCCCCCTGGACCAAGGTCGACCCCAGCCTCGAGACAGGGGAACTGCTCTCACTCGCACGCTGGTTCGAGGCCATGGGCAGTGTCGACATGCGGGGCCCTCGGCCCGCCTATTTCTTCCTCGAGCCCAACCTCTCCTTCTCCCTCGTGCCGGAGAAAGAGGGGAAGCGGCGGCTTCGCGTCCACTTCGATGCCGAGTCACGGCCCCCATGGGCACACCCACGTGGCCAAGGCGCATTCAGCAACGCCTGGGTTGAGTTCCCTCTCGAGGAGGTGGACCCGAAGGCCATGGCACAGTGGGCGCGTGAGGAGCACGCCCGCTTCCCTCCCAGGGAGCCCCCATGGAGCTGA
- the ftsY gene encoding signal recognition particle-docking protein FtsY: MKTPNALDALTAQVPPAPSPAPTPGGETTQPGTGVPPSDGLTTGDVVGISGAALFALLMVLAARKLFFKKRAPEPGKKPGIPIPQDKPALPAERPELRVELPPSEKEAARLREVDEAHVRAQELARQREELTRAARTTTDAAERARLEEQARALKEREEEEKRVEYRAKKAADDEARERRKREQAEGQRLLEEERAREAAAVEEARRAEEAAARAKVDAEAGRTLAQGLDKTKSQGFMARLNGLFGSQRQVDESVLAELEEILFTADIGVRTASTLVDVAREKLKRSELKDSERIKDLIRTEVARIVDLPVPRSLEGGGPPHVVMVVGVNGAGKTTTIGKLAAKLTGEGKKVVLAAGDTFRAAATEQLDVWAERAKAQLVKGTEGGDPGSVIFDAIKKAQAEGADVVIADTAGRLHTKAPLMEELKKVKRVMDKAMPGTPHEVLLVLDSTNGQNAIQQAKQFHEAVGVTAIALTKLDGTAKGGVIIGICDELKLPVVWVGVGEKVADLRRFEPREFVQALFD, encoded by the coding sequence ATGAAGACCCCCAATGCCCTCGACGCCCTGACCGCGCAGGTGCCGCCCGCCCCCTCCCCCGCCCCCACCCCGGGCGGGGAAACCACCCAGCCCGGGACGGGCGTGCCCCCCTCGGACGGCCTCACCACGGGCGACGTGGTGGGCATCAGCGGAGCCGCCCTCTTCGCCCTGCTGATGGTGCTGGCGGCCCGCAAGCTCTTCTTCAAGAAGCGCGCGCCCGAGCCCGGCAAGAAGCCCGGCATCCCCATCCCGCAGGACAAGCCCGCGCTGCCCGCCGAGCGGCCGGAGCTGCGCGTCGAGCTGCCGCCCTCGGAGAAGGAGGCCGCCCGGCTGCGCGAGGTGGACGAGGCCCACGTCCGCGCCCAGGAGCTGGCCCGTCAGCGCGAAGAGCTCACCCGCGCCGCCCGGACCACCACGGACGCCGCCGAGCGCGCCCGGCTGGAGGAGCAGGCCCGCGCCCTCAAGGAGCGCGAGGAGGAGGAGAAGCGCGTCGAGTACCGCGCGAAGAAGGCCGCGGACGACGAGGCTCGCGAGCGGCGCAAGCGCGAGCAGGCCGAGGGCCAGCGCCTGTTGGAGGAGGAGCGCGCCCGCGAGGCCGCCGCCGTCGAGGAGGCCCGCCGCGCCGAGGAGGCCGCCGCGCGCGCCAAGGTGGACGCGGAGGCCGGCCGCACGCTGGCCCAGGGCCTGGACAAGACGAAGAGCCAGGGCTTCATGGCCCGCCTCAACGGGCTGTTCGGCTCGCAGCGCCAGGTGGACGAGTCCGTGCTGGCGGAGCTGGAGGAGATTCTCTTCACCGCGGACATCGGCGTGCGCACCGCCAGCACGCTGGTGGACGTGGCGCGCGAGAAGCTCAAGCGCAGCGAACTGAAGGACTCCGAGCGCATCAAGGACCTCATCCGCACGGAGGTGGCGCGCATCGTCGACCTGCCCGTGCCCCGCTCGCTGGAGGGCGGAGGTCCCCCTCACGTCGTCATGGTGGTGGGCGTCAACGGCGCGGGGAAGACGACGACCATCGGCAAGCTGGCCGCGAAGCTCACGGGCGAGGGCAAGAAGGTGGTGCTGGCCGCGGGCGACACGTTCCGCGCGGCGGCCACCGAGCAGCTCGACGTGTGGGCCGAGCGCGCCAAGGCGCAGCTCGTGAAGGGCACCGAGGGCGGAGACCCGGGCTCCGTCATCTTCGACGCCATCAAGAAGGCCCAGGCCGAGGGCGCCGACGTCGTCATCGCCGACACGGCGGGCCGGCTCCACACCAAGGCGCCGCTCATGGAGGAGCTCAAGAAGGTCAAGCGCGTCATGGACAAGGCCATGCCCGGCACGCCGCACGAGGTGCTGCTGGTGCTCGACTCCACCAACGGTCAGAACGCCATCCAACAGGCCAAGCAGTTCCACGAGGCCGTGGGTGTCACCGCCATCGCCCTGACGAAGCTCGACGGCACCGCCAAGGGCGGCGTCATCATCGGCATCTGCGACGAGCTCAAGCTGCCCGTCGTCTGGGTGGGCGTGGGTGAGAAGGTCGCCGACCTGCGCCGCTTCGAGCCGCGCGAGTTCGTGCAAGCGCTCTTCGACTGA
- a CDS encoding M1 family aminopeptidase, whose product MRPALLSLLSWCLLFGQPARAEIPPEVALSLQHLKPAERERAAKALGPLEELPRYRVQLDVNPSTREVTGRVQVEVLAREQPLKEIYLRLTPNALGGKRVVLSDARMNTAPIVLEQPEPTLYRHRLAEPMPVGMAVVLDVAVRAVVPRGEKGGGGILGGMGGGKKGPGDHGAFSATEDFVSLVGVVPQVPPLDDKGQPWAGPQGIGDLALYAPAHVLASITVPSGWAVHATGAAMGEVPERDGRVRYAFAAAAVRDFPILVSKGYAVSTATVNGVTVESHYAARNQDVGERVLKYATSALAEFEKRLGPLPYTHLRVVEAPLSGGAGGMEFPGLITVATALYRGVVDPMEMVAGHVDLEQLKEVMEALGPLGAGAPMAQMGETLERTLEFTVAHEVAHQYFAGLVGSDPINAPVVDESLAQYAALLYIEWKHGKKAAESMRKEALVAPYHMYRMSGGEDARADRPTGAFDGEMEYGALVYGKAPLLHHASRKLVGDAAFFQGLRSYVDTYRFKWTCKECFTKELAKASPGNAKALERLRVRWWQEARGDDDLGLPNLDSVMDTLGAGSGLDAAALDAQAKELLEQLLPSLLGQ is encoded by the coding sequence ATGCGCCCAGCCCTGCTCAGCCTGCTCTCGTGGTGCCTGCTCTTCGGACAGCCGGCCCGGGCGGAAATCCCTCCGGAGGTGGCGTTGAGCCTCCAGCACCTCAAGCCCGCCGAGCGCGAGCGCGCCGCGAAGGCCCTGGGCCCCCTGGAGGAGCTGCCGCGCTACCGGGTGCAGCTCGACGTGAACCCCTCGACGCGTGAAGTCACCGGGCGGGTGCAGGTGGAGGTGCTCGCGCGTGAGCAGCCCCTCAAGGAAATCTACCTGCGGCTGACGCCCAACGCCCTGGGTGGCAAGCGGGTGGTGCTGTCCGACGCGCGGATGAACACCGCGCCCATCGTCCTGGAGCAGCCGGAGCCCACGCTGTACCGCCACCGCCTCGCGGAGCCCATGCCCGTGGGCATGGCGGTGGTGCTGGACGTGGCCGTGCGCGCGGTGGTGCCCCGGGGAGAGAAGGGGGGCGGGGGAATCCTGGGTGGCATGGGTGGCGGGAAGAAGGGCCCTGGAGACCACGGCGCCTTCTCCGCCACGGAGGACTTCGTGAGCCTGGTGGGCGTGGTGCCCCAGGTGCCGCCGCTGGACGACAAGGGCCAGCCGTGGGCGGGGCCGCAGGGCATTGGAGATCTGGCGCTGTACGCGCCGGCCCATGTCCTCGCGTCCATCACCGTGCCGTCGGGGTGGGCGGTGCATGCCACGGGCGCGGCCATGGGCGAGGTGCCCGAGCGTGACGGCCGCGTGCGCTACGCCTTCGCCGCGGCCGCGGTGCGCGACTTCCCCATCCTCGTATCCAAGGGCTACGCGGTGTCCACGGCCACCGTGAACGGCGTCACGGTGGAGAGTCACTACGCCGCGCGCAACCAGGACGTGGGTGAGCGCGTGCTCAAGTACGCCACGTCCGCGCTGGCGGAGTTCGAGAAGCGGCTGGGGCCCCTGCCGTACACGCACTTGCGCGTGGTGGAGGCGCCGTTGTCCGGAGGGGCGGGCGGGATGGAGTTCCCCGGCCTCATCACCGTGGCGACGGCGCTGTACCGCGGTGTGGTGGACCCGATGGAGATGGTGGCGGGCCACGTGGACCTGGAGCAGCTGAAGGAAGTGATGGAGGCGCTGGGGCCCTTGGGCGCGGGCGCGCCGATGGCGCAGATGGGCGAGACGTTGGAGCGCACGCTGGAGTTCACCGTCGCGCACGAGGTGGCGCACCAGTACTTCGCGGGGCTGGTGGGCTCGGACCCCATCAACGCGCCCGTGGTGGACGAGTCGTTGGCGCAGTACGCGGCGCTGCTCTACATCGAGTGGAAGCACGGCAAGAAGGCCGCCGAGTCGATGCGCAAGGAAGCGCTGGTGGCGCCGTACCACATGTACCGGATGTCGGGCGGCGAGGACGCTCGGGCGGACCGGCCCACGGGCGCGTTCGACGGGGAGATGGAGTACGGCGCGCTGGTGTACGGCAAGGCGCCGCTGCTGCATCACGCGTCCCGCAAGCTGGTGGGGGACGCGGCCTTCTTCCAGGGCCTGCGCTCCTACGTGGACACGTACCGCTTCAAGTGGACGTGCAAGGAGTGCTTCACCAAGGAGCTCGCCAAGGCGAGCCCCGGCAACGCCAAGGCGCTCGAGCGGCTGCGCGTGCGTTGGTGGCAGGAGGCGCGCGGTGACGATGATTTGGGCCTGCCCAACCTGGACTCGGTGATGGACACGCTGGGGGCGGGAAGTGGCCTGGACGCGGCTGCGCTGGACGCCCAGGCCAAGGAGCTGCTCGAGCAGCTGTTGCCCTCGCTGTTGGGACAGTGA
- a CDS encoding PEGA domain-containing protein, with the protein MSIRRLVLFSLVAVLAAPSSALAQADDLLAPLTPSKSATKKPAKPKVVKKKKAEKAAAAKKPPKAATAKGSKKKNIPPPDDSLLAPLAPVKTELAVAIAGGVRGARLTLDGRDAGALSAAPMTVPVAPGDHLLVVRKAGYEDYTRRFTVKEGSTQDVKVALVATMGFARAMSDVAGTKVLVDDVELGTVPLSDILLKPGSREIEFRAEGFRPDIQRINVLAGTNYELVGKMRPLVDTAVASNTPREDVPTNPVLDPSTTSQGDDYNPALAFNEKSPDAELEGSSKPWYGRWYVWAGVGAVVAAGTVGAVMATKDPGITKADPLTACGGPCDVTLGGVRQVRGNGGAQKLAPVGGLSF; encoded by the coding sequence ATGAGCATTCGACGCCTCGTCCTCTTTTCGCTGGTGGCCGTCCTGGCGGCACCGTCCTCCGCGCTCGCTCAGGCCGACGACCTGCTCGCTCCACTCACGCCGTCGAAGTCGGCGACGAAGAAGCCGGCCAAGCCGAAGGTGGTGAAGAAGAAGAAGGCGGAGAAGGCCGCGGCGGCGAAGAAGCCACCGAAGGCCGCCACCGCCAAGGGCTCGAAGAAGAAGAACATCCCGCCGCCGGATGACAGCCTGCTGGCGCCCCTGGCCCCGGTGAAGACGGAACTCGCGGTGGCCATCGCCGGCGGCGTGCGCGGCGCGCGGCTGACGCTGGACGGTCGCGACGCGGGCGCGCTGTCGGCCGCGCCGATGACGGTGCCCGTGGCGCCCGGCGACCACCTGCTCGTGGTGCGCAAGGCCGGCTACGAGGACTACACGCGCCGGTTCACGGTGAAGGAGGGCTCGACGCAGGACGTGAAGGTCGCGCTGGTGGCCACCATGGGCTTCGCGCGCGCCATGTCCGACGTGGCCGGCACCAAGGTCCTGGTGGACGACGTCGAGCTGGGCACGGTGCCCCTGAGCGACATCCTGCTCAAGCCCGGCTCGCGTGAAATCGAGTTCCGCGCGGAGGGCTTCCGCCCCGACATCCAGCGCATCAACGTGCTGGCTGGCACCAACTACGAGCTCGTCGGCAAGATGCGCCCCCTGGTGGACACCGCGGTGGCGAGCAACACGCCGCGCGAGGACGTGCCCACCAACCCGGTGCTGGACCCGTCCACGACCTCGCAGGGCGATGACTACAACCCGGCCCTGGCCTTCAACGAGAAGTCGCCGGACGCCGAGCTGGAGGGCTCCAGCAAGCCCTGGTACGGCCGTTGGTACGTCTGGGCCGGCGTGGGCGCTGTCGTGGCCGCGGGCACCGTGGGCGCGGTGATGGCGACCAAGGACCCCGGCATCACCAAGGCGGACCCCTTGACGGCTTGCGGCGGCCCCTGCGACGTCACGCTGGGCGGTGTCCGCCAGGTGCGCGGCAACGGTGGCGCGCAGAAGCTGGCCCCGGTCGGCGGGCTGAGCTTCTAG
- a CDS encoding cellulose synthase family protein yields MTTVEIIFLGVYFSVLCVLAVYGSHRYRMAFLYYRHKFKLPTPKGSLKELPRVTIQLPIFNEMYVVERLVESVCRIDYPRDHLEIQVLDDSTDETCGIARACVERHRQKGHDIVYIHRVNREGFKAGALENGLKSARGEFVAVFDADFVPSPDFLLRTVPFFSDAKVGMVQVRWGHLNREFSILTQAQSIFLDGHFIIEHTARNRSGCFFNFNGTAGIWRRGTIADAGGWQHDTLTEDLDLSYRAQLKGWQFVFLPEVISPAEVPVDMNAFKSQQHRWAKGSIQTAKKLLPTILKSDLPLVVKREAFFHLTNNMAYLLMVLLSVLMPISMVVRFQHGLYGTLFLDLPFFVSATASVCFFYVAAQRERGVKGWERVKYLPFLMSLGIGLAINNAKAVAEALLNQQSGFARTPKTGAEGKKVVAVKKAYRGSKTLMPVVELLFAAYFTGALWFAIDARIYTSLPFIILFQAGFLYVGVSSLMQGFAGRVKLSDAAPAVNGAEEQARRAA; encoded by the coding sequence ATGACCACCGTCGAGATCATCTTCCTGGGCGTCTATTTCAGCGTCCTGTGCGTGCTGGCGGTCTACGGCTCGCACAGGTACCGGATGGCGTTCCTGTACTACCGGCACAAGTTCAAGCTGCCGACGCCCAAGGGCTCTCTGAAGGAGCTGCCTCGCGTCACCATCCAGCTGCCCATCTTCAACGAGATGTACGTCGTGGAGCGCCTGGTGGAGTCGGTGTGCCGCATCGACTACCCGCGCGACCACCTGGAGATCCAGGTCCTCGACGATTCGACGGACGAGACGTGTGGCATCGCCCGGGCGTGCGTGGAGCGTCACCGCCAGAAGGGCCATGACATCGTCTACATCCACCGCGTCAACCGCGAGGGGTTCAAGGCGGGCGCGCTGGAGAACGGCCTGAAGTCGGCCCGCGGCGAGTTCGTCGCGGTGTTCGACGCGGACTTCGTGCCCAGCCCCGACTTCCTCCTGCGCACGGTGCCGTTCTTCTCCGACGCGAAGGTGGGCATGGTGCAGGTGCGCTGGGGCCACCTCAACCGTGAGTTCTCCATCCTCACGCAGGCCCAGAGCATCTTCCTCGACGGCCACTTCATCATCGAGCACACGGCGCGAAACCGCTCCGGCTGCTTCTTCAACTTCAATGGCACCGCTGGCATCTGGCGCCGGGGCACCATCGCGGACGCGGGCGGCTGGCAGCACGACACGCTGACCGAGGACCTGGACCTGAGCTACCGCGCCCAGCTCAAGGGCTGGCAGTTCGTGTTCCTCCCGGAGGTCATCTCCCCGGCGGAGGTGCCGGTGGACATGAACGCCTTCAAGAGCCAGCAGCACCGCTGGGCCAAGGGCTCCATCCAGACGGCGAAGAAGCTGCTGCCCACCATCCTCAAGAGTGATTTGCCCCTGGTGGTGAAGCGCGAGGCGTTCTTCCACCTCACCAACAACATGGCCTATCTGTTGATGGTGCTGCTGTCGGTGCTGATGCCCATCAGCATGGTGGTGCGCTTCCAGCACGGCCTCTACGGCACGCTGTTCCTGGACCTGCCCTTCTTCGTGTCCGCCACCGCGAGCGTGTGCTTCTTCTACGTGGCCGCGCAGCGCGAGCGGGGCGTGAAGGGTTGGGAGCGGGTGAAGTACCTGCCGTTCCTGATGAGCCTGGGCATCGGCCTGGCCATCAACAACGCGAAGGCCGTGGCGGAGGCGCTGCTCAACCAGCAGTCGGGCTTCGCCCGCACGCCGAAGACCGGCGCCGAGGGCAAGAAGGTCGTCGCGGTGAAGAAGGCGTACCGCGGCAGCAAGACGCTGATGCCGGTGGTGGAGCTGCTCTTCGCGGCGTACTTCACCGGGGCGCTGTGGTTCGCCATCGACGCGCGCATCTACACGTCGCTGCCCTTCATCATCCTGTTCCAGGCGGGCTTCCTGTATGTGGGCGTCTCCAGCCTGATGCAGGGGTTCGCGGGCCGCGTGAAGCTCAGTGACGCCGCTCCCGCCGTCAACGGCGCCGAGGAGCAGGCGCGCCGCGCCGCCTGA